Below is a window of Paenibacillus antri DNA.
TTGTAGCTCCATAATGATGATCTCTCCTTCAAAATGATTTGTTTTTCAATTCAAACCTATTGTAGAGCCATCGTTTCATTTCCGTAAGTAGGCACTTTGACGTGTGATAGTTACTCCAGGGATACTATGCCACTTTTTCGTATGTACTTGTAATGAGGACTGATTTAAAACACAATAAATGACGTCCGGATGATTTGCCTAATTTCACAGAGTCATATCTGGTCATGTTGTCCGAAAAGATAACCGTTTGTATAATGTTGCTCATTTGTTTTATCCAGATGGAACCGTTGCAGAGCAACCCAAACTTCATATCACACCAACAGAAGTAAAGGAATGGAAGATGCACCTTGACGAAAGGTTGCAAGTGTTCGAGACCGTCAAAGGAACGATCGGCATGCTGACTTGCTACGATATCGAATTTCCGGATCGCGTCCGTTACACCAGCCATGCGAGAACGATTGAAAACCAGGTCTATGTAGTTGTTACAGGAGATTCGCACTTCCAAGAGGTGAGCGGGAATGTTTCAAAAAGAATTGTACGTTTTTGACCGCGAGCAGCCGGTTCCTATTATCATCAGAAACTATGAAGAAAAGGACTTTGGACTGGATATAGTGGCTACCCAAACGGAATCGTTAATTGCATTGTATATGGAATATAATGAGTGGATATTAGACTATGATAGGAAGAAAATCGATCTAACGTTTGCTCTGGGGAGATAAACTCCCTCGGTATAATTTGATTTTCTCACGCTGGTAGGTTAAGCGAGAGTGTTTTCGTTCCCGGCATTGTCGAAGTACGAATATGTACGCCGGAACAAGCGGCGGCCTCATTTTGAAGCCGGTGCGCATTGCGTTGCCGGGCGGTCATCGTACATATGAAAAACAATATTTTTCTCTGGATGCATGAAGTAAATCCTATCCGAGGTGTAATTCCCTTTGTGTGGAAAATCGGCAAAGCTTATAGCCGCCCCTATCGCTCATCAGACTGCCAACCGGCAGCCTGTTCATGACGCTCTTGTCTCCGTTACAGCAACGCAACTTCCAACTCATTTTACAAGTGAAATGTACTGCCGTTCCTTCAGTTCAAACTGAT
It encodes the following:
- a CDS encoding DUF3885 domain-containing protein, which gives rise to MFQKELYVFDREQPVPIIIRNYEEKDFGLDIVATQTESLIALYMEYNEWILDYDRKKIDLTFALGR
- a CDS encoding DUF3885 domain-containing protein → MGAAISFADFPHKGNYTSDRIYFMHPEKNIVFHMYDDRPATQCAPASK